A genomic stretch from Harpia harpyja isolate bHarHar1 unplaced genomic scaffold, bHarHar1 primary haplotype scaffold_79, whole genome shotgun sequence includes:
- the LOC128138637 gene encoding uncharacterized protein LOC128138637 isoform X2 yields MMTRGAGTAFSRKSSRLSLGPEKSKLTGTGLHRLCRRRTTVDLDRAVPVADGHPTAQPDLVREPQGNPTDVAGRNGYPASQLGSRADTQGDRTGPQRAKHKAKAEIGKSSQWSPEVLKEILKELDKAAREMDCETVEKEAFQEGDSDAVPVSDEKTGAIQSTGVPVAVLSSPGEAHHARRYEFSPKNAGVDGKRNTNGMDPQDFRYYCIEGAVAVLGSVLFGMILCCVIRVWRKRQRRLSAASRARHDTSSCSSGLDSPSSRPSTPESWTRRQKPSPVPGKPARLPQSTRERASASPDSRPARPPPPRPPWLSNSASRVLRDQPSDLEPPEELQPPARAPSPSRRPSCKGLSQPRQGMGLGYGDRLLTDSFRDRPFMSE; encoded by the exons ATGATGACGAGAGGTGCTGGGACTGCTTTCTCGAGGAAGAGCTCCAGGCTGAGCCTTGGGCCAGAGAAGTCCAAGCTCACAGGGACGGGCCTGCACAGGCTATGTAGAAGACGGACCACTGTGGATCTGGATCGGG CTGTGCCCGTAGCCGATGGCCACCCGACTGCTCAGCCGGATCTTGTCCGGGAGCCTCAGGGCAACCCCACAG ATGTGGCTGGACGTAATGGATATCCAGCTTCCCAGCTGGGTTCCAGGGCTGACACGCAGGGAGATCGCACGG GTCCTCAAAGAGCAAAGCATAAAGCTAAAGCTGAAATAGGAAAATCTTCCCAGTGGTCACCAGAAGTCCTAAAGGAAATCCTGAAGGAATTGGACAAAGCAGCACGTG AGATGGACTGTGAGACTGTGGAGAAGGAGGCGTTTCAGGAAGGAGACAGTGACGCAGTGCCAGTCTCtgatgaaaaaacaggggcaatTCAATCAACAGGCGTGCCAG TGGCAGTGCTGTCCAGCCCCGGAGAAGCCCACCACGCCAGGAGATATGAATTTTCTCCAAAGAACGCAG GTGTGGATGGCAAGAGAAACACAAATGGGATGGATCCTCAAGATTTCCGGTACTACTGCATAGAAGGTGCCGTGGCGGTCTTGGGCTCCGTGCTGTTTGGAATGATATTGTGTTGTGTGATCCGTGTGTGGAGGAAGAGACAACG GCGCCTCTCCGCAGCTTCGCGAGCCCGGCACGACACCAGCAGCTGCTCCTCGGGCCTGGACAGCCCGAGCAGCCGCCCCAGCACCCCGGAGAGCTGGACCCGACGGCAAAAGCCATCACCTGTGCCTGGAAAACCAGCTCGCCTGCCACAGAGCACCAGGGAACGGGCCTCCGCCAGCCCGGACagccgcccggcccgcccgcctCCACCCCGGCCCCCATGGCTGTCCAACTCAGCCAGCCGGGTGTTGCGGGACCAGCCCAGCGACCTCGAGCCCCCAGAGGAGTTGCAGCCACCCGCCCGCGCCCCAAGCCCATCGCGCCGGCCCTCCTGCAAGGGCCTGAGCCAGCCCCGCCAGGGTATGGGTTTGGGCTACGGTGACAGACTCCTGACGGACAGCTTCAGGGATCGACCGTTCATGTCCGAATAA
- the LOC128138637 gene encoding uncharacterized protein LOC128138637 isoform X1, which produces MMTRGAGTAFSRKSSRLSLGPEKSKLTGTGLHRLCRRRTTVDLDRAVPVADGHPTAQPDLVREPQGNPTDVAGRNGYPASQLGSRADTQGDRTDVGTGRAFPASRLGPVLELTWHPRGPQRAKHKAKAEIGKSSQWSPEVLKEILKELDKAAREMDCETVEKEAFQEGDSDAVPVSDEKTGAIQSTGVPVAVLSSPGEAHHARRYEFSPKNAGVDGKRNTNGMDPQDFRYYCIEGAVAVLGSVLFGMILCCVIRVWRKRQRRLSAASRARHDTSSCSSGLDSPSSRPSTPESWTRRQKPSPVPGKPARLPQSTRERASASPDSRPARPPPPRPPWLSNSASRVLRDQPSDLEPPEELQPPARAPSPSRRPSCKGLSQPRQGMGLGYGDRLLTDSFRDRPFMSE; this is translated from the exons ATGATGACGAGAGGTGCTGGGACTGCTTTCTCGAGGAAGAGCTCCAGGCTGAGCCTTGGGCCAGAGAAGTCCAAGCTCACAGGGACGGGCCTGCACAGGCTATGTAGAAGACGGACCACTGTGGATCTGGATCGGG CTGTGCCCGTAGCCGATGGCCACCCGACTGCTCAGCCGGATCTTGTCCGGGAGCCTCAGGGCAACCCCACAG ATGTGGCTGGACGTAATGGATATCCAGCTTCCCAGCTGGGTTCCAGGGCTGACACGCAGGGAGATCGCACGG ATGTGGGTACAGGGAGGGCTTTTCCAGCTTCTCGGCTGGGTCCCGTGCTGGAGCTCACCTGGCATCCCAGGG GTCCTCAAAGAGCAAAGCATAAAGCTAAAGCTGAAATAGGAAAATCTTCCCAGTGGTCACCAGAAGTCCTAAAGGAAATCCTGAAGGAATTGGACAAAGCAGCACGTG AGATGGACTGTGAGACTGTGGAGAAGGAGGCGTTTCAGGAAGGAGACAGTGACGCAGTGCCAGTCTCtgatgaaaaaacaggggcaatTCAATCAACAGGCGTGCCAG TGGCAGTGCTGTCCAGCCCCGGAGAAGCCCACCACGCCAGGAGATATGAATTTTCTCCAAAGAACGCAG GTGTGGATGGCAAGAGAAACACAAATGGGATGGATCCTCAAGATTTCCGGTACTACTGCATAGAAGGTGCCGTGGCGGTCTTGGGCTCCGTGCTGTTTGGAATGATATTGTGTTGTGTGATCCGTGTGTGGAGGAAGAGACAACG GCGCCTCTCCGCAGCTTCGCGAGCCCGGCACGACACCAGCAGCTGCTCCTCGGGCCTGGACAGCCCGAGCAGCCGCCCCAGCACCCCGGAGAGCTGGACCCGACGGCAAAAGCCATCACCTGTGCCTGGAAAACCAGCTCGCCTGCCACAGAGCACCAGGGAACGGGCCTCCGCCAGCCCGGACagccgcccggcccgcccgcctCCACCCCGGCCCCCATGGCTGTCCAACTCAGCCAGCCGGGTGTTGCGGGACCAGCCCAGCGACCTCGAGCCCCCAGAGGAGTTGCAGCCACCCGCCCGCGCCCCAAGCCCATCGCGCCGGCCCTCCTGCAAGGGCCTGAGCCAGCCCCGCCAGGGTATGGGTTTGGGCTACGGTGACAGACTCCTGACGGACAGCTTCAGGGATCGACCGTTCATGTCCGAATAA